The window aatgtttgacgagatagatacaagcaaaatattcctcgaatgaattattatgcagacagaagttctgtggattattattgaattatgtggacatgataattgccaccaattgatgtgaatattttttccctgattattattgcttggtaacctaagaattagaaacgggtatggccctaattcacgcgaatcctaaaggtagctaccgggtttaacacccccacccagaatgttcactagacggaagagctagtgggcgtggtgtttagtacttcgaagtttatatattatacagccgagatgttctgttttggggatattattgatgcgcattatatgttaaggtcggttaccatgttgagcaatgaaatcaaattgaatgttatgtatcgagagaatgatttttatacacaggttatgtgtattatttttgtgcacgagatatgtgtacggttatttaaaaatcgcgagacagcctacgggggagaaaaggatacgaacctactatgctaagcattatgaaaaatggttttgtacacgagatatgtgtactgtatttaaatcttgtggtctatcaaaatgatgaattttattgcttatgataaacctatgaactcaccaaccttttggttgacactttaaagcatgtttattctcaggtatgaaagaaatcttccgctgtgcatttgctcattttaaagatattacatggagtcgttcatggcatatagatgtcagtacctcgcaatgggaccagatgttgaagactttgtcaaattgaattaggacgggtcactacagaaacTCCATGGCTGGACTCACTTTGCTGCTACTCCATGGACGAACTGATTTGACATGGTGGTGATGAACTGATGGTGAcaaattcatatctaatcaaaCTAAAAATGATGATGGTGATTTCCGATCTGAAGCACAATAATGGTGATGAACTAATCTGAAACTCCATGGCTGGGTTTTTAAAGATCTTGGTGAATAaatgaaagaaagaagaaaaagtaGTGGGTCTAGgtttttaaaagaaagaaaagaagaaacaataattagggtttttaaagaTCTTAAATCCATGTCTTTATTTTTAATTTGGGTGTGTAAAATGACAAGAGTACCCTCACATGCAATGCACATGTTAAGAATTGacggactttttttttttttatcgaaaGTTAGACGAAGGGGACCATCCACACAATGTTTTTTAAAATATAAGGATCAAGTAAGTAAAAAAAATGACAGGGCGCCGCAAGTATAATGAAGTAAAACTAAGGGACCAATGTAGAAAAAAGTCTAAACGAAAAAAGAAAAATCGTAGCAAAATATCCATTCACCTCCTGAGTCGAGTGGGCTCCGGTTCAATTCCGTTTCTGCAGCTCACACTTCCCATGGCGCCACTGATATGAAAACCGCCTCCCTTGCGTGACAAGAGACATACAGTCTCAGTACCCACACTCAACACATTTTTCCGACTGCCAGGTCACCTTCTATATCTCCTTCGTCTTTTGTCGATTTCGAACCCTAACAGTATTAATCTTCACATTTATCTATTCTATTCTATTTTACAGTTTATTTAAATGACAAAATACAATCAACTCAAGTCCGAGGACGAAATATCTTATGAAACACCCTGGTCAGAAGAACATGAACGTCTTCCGTTAAAGCAACGCTTGAAAATGCTGCACGCCAAGGCTCTATTCCAAAACCCTAAACAAATCATTATTTCTGATATGTAAgagttttgtgtgtgtgtgtgtgtgtgtgtgtgtacggaCATATTATTTGCTAGTTTGGGATTGATATCTGAATATTTATGTTGCTTTTATTGAATGTAGATATCcgaatggtgatgatgatgatgctgtagTTGTTAAAAAGGAAGATGATTCATGTGATTCCATTGTAAGTTTATTTCtacatttaattttttttaatgatttaTCCACATTAGTAAGTTTAGGGTGATGGTTGTTTTGTATGTTAAGTGTTTTTGTTGGTTATTGACTAGGTAACTGCTGGTTAACTCTTACTAATTGTGAATTTGCTGAGAATGCAGGTTTTTCAATCGAATCGAGATCAAGATGATAGTGAAGGAAGGTACAACAATGTTTCTTGCAAACAAAACCAACATGGTAATCTTCTTAAGATTATATGTGTTTTCTTAGCTAATTTCCTTCTCTAAGTAAGAATCAGACATGTATATAAAAAAACAACTTACAGAATCAGACATATTGTGCAGATTTCTCAGCTTAAACTTTGATGAATGTATGCAATTCTCACAAAATCGTGTAATTATTCTAATTGAAtggtgttattttttttttatagtgAGAGTTCCTATCAATGAGAATTGCACTTTACAAGACAAAATTCGGCCAGAGATTGAGAGTAAGACCGCAGAAGATGATTCTGTGACTCAATTGCAAAACTGCAAACACCTTTTGAGTGCTGAAACTGCTGACTATTCTGACAACTTGTTTGATGATCTTGATCACGTTGTTCTGAAAGAACGCCAGAGGATGCTGCTATCAAGGTTCTacagtctctctctctctctctctctctctctctctctctctctatctctctctataGTATTGGTTTTATTAAGTTATATATGTGATGTTGTTTCTTTAGTAGTATTGGTTCCTTTAATAAAGTAAGTATAGAGCCACTGTTGTATAAGTTGGCCGACGCATTGGTCTGGGGACTATCTCGGACTcgcacaaaaacatcttaaaagtaGGTCAACCCTAAAAAGTAGGGTCAAACTCGGGCCGTGTCGGGTCTGAGTCAGTCAAACTCAAAGTTAGGTAAAAAAATTTTTGTATTTTTGAAATGAGATTTTGTagcatatatatttatgttttttttcttgatatatttatttatgtgtatatatatatttatgtttttaatttatttattactgaaagtcaacgttggtcaatttccggcctttttattatcttccagAAGGGAACTGGCGGGATTTAGCAGACCAGTCAAGCAGGTAGTTTTTTCTTCTCTACACCTTATATATTGAATTGTAATTTGATGTTAAGATCACTTTATGTTAGTGTAGATGATAATAGTATTCATTCTTTATATAATTTTCAACTTGTCCTTCATATTCTGTATCTTGTTTACATGGACACGAATACATTCCACATCTATCTTAACATTTTTAACATATGTTACCTCATTTTGTGAAACAACATGTTCGTTCAAGGTTGCTTCCCTTGCAGTTTTGATATTTTCTTTAAATAAATAACATTGCGGTCCATCAGTTACTATTTAAATAAGATTGATGTGAAAGAAAATAGAGTAAAATCATACAATTGGAAAGCAACCACTGAAATTTAATGTCTGCAAAATTCTGTGTTTCTTTTGAGATGTTCAATGTCTATACAAGTTTATTGGACTCTAGAATCTCTGATTCTAATCCAAAAGATGCGTTAAAACATAGGCAACATTACGTAGCATGAATCTAAATAGATGTGTTATTGATACTTTTGTACATGAAAAAATATCCATCATAATCAAACTAGGTTTACACATCATTTAATGTAAAATATATCCGTGTTTAAAGCTATTAACTTAGTAATTCTTTTAGCTATTGTACATTTTCTGTACTACTTAATACTGTCAGTTGTATGATAACCAGTGACGATTCTACATTGTTAGTTGTGGTGTTTCGTATCTCACCACTACTTTCGATTTACTTTTTTTTACAAAGTATCAAATTGTATAGCACATTACTAAATTCAATGATAGGATCCCGTATAATTTAAAAATTATGGTTTTTAAAGGTAAACGGTCACTCAAATTGTACAAGACTCCTTTGAGTTTAATTTTAAGAATCGCcactgatgataaatgttattgAATTGTCATGTTACAGCATAACCCATCAGACCCGTCTTCGAATTCAGTTGATACAAATTTGCGAAGTGCTGAAACACGATATCGAAAAAAGGATAACTGCGGTAGAAGATCTGCAATAGGAAAAAGTGACGTGTATGAAAAATGTGATGGAGAAATTATATCAACCGAATCACAAAACTATAACAATGTTCATGGAGCTAAGCCATGTTCATCTGTTAAAAGTGCTACTACTGAAAATAATTTGCTGTCAAGTTCTTGTAAAACTGACCACACTTCAGCTCTACAACGTTTTCCAAACGTTAAGGTCGAACCATTAGATGATGACATGGAAATTCAAAACAAAGATGCTATAGATACTCAGTGCAAGTTATCTGTGAAGAGTGAGCATGTAAACAATACTGAAATTTTTGAAGATATAATAGATCACATGCTGCTTGGAGATAGGATGAGATTGTTGGCCACGAGAACCACTTCTAAGACTATTAAGTATGAAAGTCTAGAGAACTCAAAGCCATATTTGTCTTCTTCTGCTAGTGAACATAAGCGTACGTTATTTGAGTCTTCAAAGCCACTCTTGATGAAACAGCCGCGCAAAAGAAGAAAAACTGTCACGTAAGTGTTTCTTTTGAATACACAAAATGACATGGAACAAGTTATTTACTTAGATATATGGTTATAGGTTTATAGGATTGAAGCTTACCTGTtttgaatataattaataattcagggACTCGATTGAAACCGCATTGGAGGAAGATGCACCCGGACTTTTACAGGTGATACTTGAATAAATGGATCGTTCTTTGTATGATTTTTGGTTGTTAATCATGCTCTACTACTCGCATGGCAGGTACTAATGGAGAAAGGGGTTTTAGTTGATGAAATTAAACTTTATGGAGAAACGGAGGGTGATGACGTGTTGGATGAATCACTGATTGAAGATAGCTTCTCAGAGCTTGAAGATGTGATTGCAAAGGTAGGCAACAATTCGACCTAACATTGTTTGCACATGTTTCTATTGCTcaaaaaacaacttttatttatttatttctttttttttgttttttttttgttttgcatTAAGAAACACATTTCAATGTTGGGGAGTACTCGGTCGGGatttttagggagtactcggcaactcggggagtactcagatgttgaccaagtttgactctagatgttgaccaagtttgactttgaccgattttgacctAATTTCCGAGTATATAATTCTATATATTTGTATGAGACAGATTTTCTCTCAACGTCAGTCATTGTTGAAGTTAGCTCCAATAAGGTGTGGTAGAGGAGAAAAAGTTGGTTATTGCTTGACTTGCCTTATTTCACTTGTGGAGCAGGTATGATAATACTAATTTAAGTTTCATACActaatcatttttatttttatttaacagTAATATACACCAAGCATTTAGGTCTAATTTGTATTCTTATTTCAtgtgcttcttgtactcttgtaggcACGATACCTGCGTATTAGAAAGTGGCCAGTGGAATGGGGTTGGTGCCGGGACCTCCAATCCTTcattttcgtttttaaaaaacacaaCAGGTTTACTATCAATCAataatcaccattattattattatgctttagACACGTTTCTCTTGCTCTAATATACGATTTTTATTTCTCTGGGATACAGAATAGTGCTGGAACGTCCTGAATATGGATATGCAACATACTTTTTTGAACTGGTGGATGCGTTACCTGTTAATTGGCAGATCAAACGTCTGGTTACAGCAATGAAACTGACTAGCTGTAGCAGGATGACTCTGATTGAAAATAGAGCACTTATGGTAACCATAATACTTCTTTTTAGAGTTGGCAAGATGGACTGGCTGGGTAACAGTTCAAAAAGTGTATAATATGAAATGGGTCACTTTTAGTACGGGTAGGGTGGGGTTGACCTGGAAACACTTTAcacaataactaaatatatagttaGAATTTTAATCTATGAGGTTGTATGCATTACGTATATGCTTTGGTGATTTACAACTCGTTCAATCCATTGGGGTGTACCCTCTTTTAGTATTTCTTTTATAACTTAATGAATTTGACGCATTTGGATGAGAACATAATCGGTGTTGCAAAACTCGGAATTACTAGGTTTTGCATCTCGGGAGTACTTGGCgagtactcggtc of the Rutidosis leptorrhynchoides isolate AG116_Rl617_1_P2 chromosome 5, CSIRO_AGI_Rlap_v1, whole genome shotgun sequence genome contains:
- the LOC139847528 gene encoding uncharacterized protein, whose product is MTKYNQLKSEDEISYETPWSEEHERLPLKQRLKMLHAKALFQNPKQIIISDIYPNGDDDDAVVVKKEDDSCDSIVFQSNRDQDDSEGRYNNVSCKQNQHVRVPINENCTLQDKIRPEIESKTAEDDSVTQLQNCKHLLSAETADYSDNLFDDLDHVVLKERQRMLLSRRELAGFSRPVKQHNPSDPSSNSVDTNLRSAETRYRKKDNCGRRSAIGKSDVYEKCDGEIISTESQNYNNVHGAKPCSSVKSATTENNLLSSSCKTDHTSALQRFPNVKVEPLDDDMEIQNKDAIDTQCKLSVKSEHVNNTEIFEDIIDHMLLGDRMRLLATRTTSKTIKYESLENSKPYLSSSASEHKRTLFESSKPLLMKQPRKRRKTVTDSIETALEEDAPGLLQVLMEKGVLVDEIKLYGETEGDDVLDESLIEDSFSELEDVIAKIFSQRQSLLKLAPIRCGRGEKVGYCLTCLISLVEQARYLRIRKWPVEWGWCRDLQSFIFVFKKHNRIVLERPEYGYATYFFELVDALPVNWQIKRLVTAMKLTSCSRMTLIENRALMVGDDLTEGEARVLMEYGWIPDSGIGTMLNYCDRVVHDRKNDYETDSSEWRSKIGKLLTDGYNSGIIVPNDIPKKVMEYGASQNTQIKLEQ